One Setaria italica strain Yugu1 chromosome I, Setaria_italica_v2.0, whole genome shotgun sequence DNA window includes the following coding sequences:
- the LOC101785550 gene encoding ubiquitin-conjugating enzyme E2 variant 1C: MTLGSSGAGSSVVVPRNFRLLEELERGEKGIGDGTVSYGMDDADDIYMRSWTGTIIGPHNTVHEGRIYQLKLFCDKDYPEKPPSVRFHSRINMTCVNHETGVVDPKKFGLLANWQRDYTMENILTQLKKEMAASHNRKLVQPPEGTFF, from the exons ATGACGCTGGGCAGCTCCGGCGCCGGATCGAGCGTCGTCG TTCCTAGGAACTTCAGGCTATTGGAAGAGCTCGAGCGCGGAGAGAAGGGCATTGGTGATGGGACAGTGAGCTATGGAATGGATGATGCGGATGACATCTACATGCGGTCATGGACTGGTACCATCATTGGCCCACACAAT ACTGTACATGAGGGTCGCATCTACCAGCTTAAGTTGTTCTGTGACAAGGATTATCCTGAGAAGCCACCATCTGTCAGATTCCATTCaagaatcaacatgacatgcgTCAATCATGAGACAGGAGTG GTTGATCCGAAGAAGTTTGGTTTGCTGGCAAACTGGCAGCGGGACTACACAATGGAAAACATCCTAACCCAGCTCAAGAAAGAGATGGCTGCCTCACACAATCGCAAGCTAGTGCAGCCTCCAGAAGGGACATTCTTCTAA
- the LOC101754922 gene encoding uncharacterized protein LOC101754922 isoform X2 — protein sequence MECFEFVFIMVLMLKLLGIINELSHAKQTKGLNIVNALELIHDVKAQFNTMRESGWDNLFDDARQFCDVNGIPIPNMAEEISVRGRSRRDGFTITNLHHYRVGIFYVVLDKICAKMDHRFSEVTTELLMCFSCLDPKSSFSSFDVNKLARLAEIYDEDFSNHDRGVITGQLETYILHLIELALLVPVSTATVERAFSAMKTIKSKSRNKIADDWFNNLMVCYIERELFNSLDEATILRWFQNLKSCKMQLPRNPARVQP from the exons ATGGAATGCTTTGAATTTGTTTTTATTATGGTGCTTATGTTAAAGTTGCTTGGCATCATAAATGAGCTCTCACACGCCAAACAAACAAAAGGTCTCAATATTGTTAATGCTCTTGAG CTTATCCATGATGTAAAAGCTCAATTTAACACCATGAGAGAAAGTGGCTGGGATAACTTATTTGATGATGCAAGACAATTTTGTGATGTGAATGGTATTCCTATTCCAAATATGGCTGAGGAAATATCAGTGAGGGGTCGTTCAAGGCGTGATGGATTTACCATTACTAATCTTCATCATTATCGTGTTGGAATTTTCTATGTTGTTCTTGATAAAATATGTGCTAAGATGGATCATCGGTTCAGTGAAGTGACGACGGAGCTATTGATGTGCTTTTCTTGTCTTGATCCAAAAAGCTCTTTCTCTAGTTTTGATGTCAACAAGCTTGCTCGGCTTGCTGAAATTTATGATGAGGATTTCTCAAATCATGATCGTGGAGTCATAACGGGACAATTGGAGACCTATATTCTTCAT CTCATTGAATTGGCATTGTTGGTGCCGGTGTCAACAGCAACTGTTGAAAGGGCTTTCTCAGCTATGAAGACTATCAAGTCTAAATCTCGCAATAAGATTGCTGATGATTGGTTCAACAACTTGATGGTGTGCTATATTGAGCGAGAACTATTCAATTCACTTGATGAAGCTACTATTCTTCGATGGTTTCAAAACTTAAAGAGTTGCAAGATGCAGCTGCCTCGTAACCCTGCTCGTGTGCAGCCGTAG
- the LOC101754922 gene encoding uncharacterized protein LOC101754922 isoform X1 — protein sequence MECFEFVFIMVLMLKLLGIINELSHAKQTKGLNIVNALELIHDVKAQFNTMRESGWDNLFDDARQFCDVNGIPIPNMAEEISVRGRSRRDGFTITNLHHYRVGIFYVVLDKICAKMDHRFSEVTTELLMCFSCLDPKSSFSSFDVNKLARLAEIYDEDFSNHDRGVITGQLETYILHVRRHAAFANCKDIASLSQKMVETEKHLLFPLVYKLIELALLVPVSTATVERAFSAMKTIKSKSRNKIADDWFNNLMVCYIERELFNSLDEATILRWFQNLKSCKMQLPRNPARVQP from the exons ATGGAATGCTTTGAATTTGTTTTTATTATGGTGCTTATGTTAAAGTTGCTTGGCATCATAAATGAGCTCTCACACGCCAAACAAACAAAAGGTCTCAATATTGTTAATGCTCTTGAG CTTATCCATGATGTAAAAGCTCAATTTAACACCATGAGAGAAAGTGGCTGGGATAACTTATTTGATGATGCAAGACAATTTTGTGATGTGAATGGTATTCCTATTCCAAATATGGCTGAGGAAATATCAGTGAGGGGTCGTTCAAGGCGTGATGGATTTACCATTACTAATCTTCATCATTATCGTGTTGGAATTTTCTATGTTGTTCTTGATAAAATATGTGCTAAGATGGATCATCGGTTCAGTGAAGTGACGACGGAGCTATTGATGTGCTTTTCTTGTCTTGATCCAAAAAGCTCTTTCTCTAGTTTTGATGTCAACAAGCTTGCTCGGCTTGCTGAAATTTATGATGAGGATTTCTCAAATCATGATCGTGGAGTCATAACGGGACAATTGGAGACCTATATTCTTCATGTAAGGAGACATGCTGCCTTTGCTAATTGCAAAGATATTGCAAGTTTGTCCCAGAAAATGGTTGAAACTGAAAAACATTTGCTTTTTCCATTGGTCTACAAGCTCATTGAATTGGCATTGTTGGTGCCGGTGTCAACAGCAACTGTTGAAAGGGCTTTCTCAGCTATGAAGACTATCAAGTCTAAATCTCGCAATAAGATTGCTGATGATTGGTTCAACAACTTGATGGTGTGCTATATTGAGCGAGAACTATTCAATTCACTTGATGAAGCTACTATTCTTCGATGGTTTCAAAACTTAAAGAGTTGCAAGATGCAGCTGCCTCGTAACCCTGCTCGTGTGCAGCCGTAG